A portion of the Paenibacillus sp. PvR098 genome contains these proteins:
- a CDS encoding anti-sigma-F factor Fin family protein, with amino-acid sequence MTVKYICRHCQTSIGEIRQGEVNEYQLGFHFLTPEERRDIISYNPNGDVTVKVVCDYCKEALEANPELSLLANPLQ; translated from the coding sequence ATGACCGTTAAATACATATGTCGTCATTGCCAAACGTCCATTGGGGAGATTCGTCAAGGAGAAGTCAACGAATATCAGCTGGGCTTCCATTTCTTGACCCCCGAAGAACGGAGAGATATAATATCGTATAACCCGAATGGGGATGTCACCGTTAAGGTGGTTTGCGATTATTGCAAAGAAGCGCTGGAAGCCAATCCGGAGCTCTCGCTCCTCGCGAATCCTCTGCAATAG
- the pth gene encoding aminoacyl-tRNA hydrolase gives MKWFVGLGNPGRQYEMTRHNIGFMALDRFADKHGIRISQSKCKGLLGEGNVSGEKVVLLKPQTYMNLSGESMRAFMDFYKASPEDLIVVYDDLDTPFGNIRLRYQGSAGGHNGIKSIIQHLGSQTFNRIRMGISRPAPGRDIADYVLSPFSKEEFQSMPQVLDKTCEAMEYVLEHAFEKTMAKFNG, from the coding sequence TTGAAATGGTTTGTAGGCCTCGGCAACCCGGGGCGGCAGTATGAAATGACGCGGCATAACATCGGCTTTATGGCGCTGGACCGGTTTGCCGATAAGCACGGCATCCGGATCTCGCAGAGCAAATGCAAAGGGCTGCTAGGGGAAGGGAATGTGTCGGGAGAGAAGGTGGTTCTCTTAAAGCCGCAGACCTACATGAATTTGTCCGGTGAATCGATGCGGGCATTTATGGATTTTTACAAAGCGTCCCCGGAGGATCTGATCGTGGTATATGACGATTTGGATACGCCATTCGGCAATATTCGTCTGAGATATCAAGGCAGTGCAGGGGGCCACAATGGGATCAAATCCATCATACAGCATCTAGGTTCTCAGACGTTTAATCGAATCCGGATGGGGATCTCGCGTCCGGCACCGGGCAGGGATATTGCCGATTACGTGCTGAGCCCGTTCAGTAAAGAAGAATTCCAGAGCATGCCTCAGGTGCTGGATAAAACCTGTGAGGCTATGGAATATGTTTTGGAGCATGCGTTCGAAAAGACGATGGCGAAATTTAACGGTTAG
- a CDS encoding 50S ribosomal protein L25: MATTLKAEARTGRTKGDRNRMRAQGKVPGIVYGKKVTQTPIAIDQKELFSLLKTNPNGIIDMDVPGFGKQPVMINEVQRDVFSRQPLHVDFHQINMDEPVTTTVRLEFIGDPAGVQAGGILQIQNHEIEVRCLPQSIPGALQVDIAALEIGENILVSELKLPADVEVKTDENDVLATILLPQKEVEAEDETTEPAAKVEGAFEKEEEEAEKTV; the protein is encoded by the coding sequence ATGGCAACAACGTTGAAAGCGGAAGCTCGTACTGGCCGAACGAAGGGTGATCGCAACCGGATGCGTGCTCAAGGAAAAGTACCCGGTATCGTTTACGGGAAAAAAGTGACGCAAACGCCGATTGCCATCGATCAAAAGGAATTGTTTTCGCTGCTGAAAACGAACCCAAACGGCATTATCGATATGGATGTGCCGGGATTTGGTAAACAGCCTGTGATGATCAATGAAGTGCAGCGCGATGTGTTTAGTCGTCAACCGCTGCATGTAGATTTTCATCAAATCAATATGGACGAGCCCGTTACCACGACGGTCCGCCTTGAATTTATCGGAGACCCTGCAGGTGTACAGGCCGGGGGCATTCTGCAAATCCAGAATCATGAGATTGAAGTGCGCTGCTTGCCGCAGAGCATCCCAGGCGCCTTACAGGTGGACATCGCCGCTCTGGAGATTGGCGAGAATATCCTGGTATCAGAGCTCAAGCTGCCTGCTGACGTCGAGGTCAAAACCGATGAGAACGATGTGCTGGCAACCATTCTATTGCCGCAGAAGGAAGTAGAGGCGGAGGATGAGACGACCGAGCCTGCAGCCAAGGTAGAGGGAGCTTTCGAGAAGGAAGAAGAGGAAGCGGAAAAAACGGTGTAA
- the glmU gene encoding bifunctional UDP-N-acetylglucosamine diphosphorylase/glucosamine-1-phosphate N-acetyltransferase GlmU yields the protein MNIMGIVLAAGQGKRMKSKLYKVLHPVCGKPMVGHVVTALEHIKTTRTVVVVGHGAEAVQAYLGDRVEYALQEKQLGTGHAVLQAKPLLEGKDGLTIVICGDTPLVSEETLQDMIRTHQEKGAAATILTAVIEEPRGYGRIIRDTQGHVTAIVEEKDCDDEQREVQEINTGTYCFDNRKLFDALASVKNDNAQNEYYITDVIGILAGSGDKIEGCIMRDIRESIGVNDRLALSQAEADMRQIINRRHMLAGVTIIDPAHTYIEADVQIGADTVILPGSVLRGRTVIGEDCVIGPQADITDSTLGSGVKVKHSVLQEASADAGSTVGPFAYLRPGADLGKNVKIGDFVEIKNAKLADDVKVSHLSYIGDAVIGRNVNFGCGAITVNYDGYNKQLTEVEEDAFIGSNVNLIAPVKIGKGAYVVAGSTITEEVGAGDLAIARERQVNKSGYADKLRTKFADKKDQLKKDRL from the coding sequence TTGAATATCATGGGGATCGTGCTCGCCGCAGGGCAGGGCAAGAGGATGAAATCGAAGCTGTATAAAGTGCTGCACCCGGTGTGCGGGAAGCCTATGGTCGGTCATGTGGTCACCGCACTGGAACATATAAAAACAACGCGAACGGTCGTCGTGGTAGGCCACGGGGCCGAAGCGGTTCAAGCGTACCTAGGCGATCGTGTGGAATATGCGCTTCAGGAGAAGCAGCTCGGAACGGGTCACGCTGTACTGCAGGCCAAACCGCTGCTTGAAGGTAAAGACGGGCTTACGATCGTCATTTGCGGAGATACGCCGCTCGTTTCTGAAGAGACGCTGCAGGATATGATTCGCACCCATCAGGAGAAGGGGGCGGCTGCTACGATTTTGACGGCAGTAATCGAGGAGCCTCGTGGATATGGCCGAATCATTCGCGATACGCAGGGCCATGTGACAGCCATTGTGGAAGAGAAGGATTGCGATGACGAGCAGAGGGAAGTCCAAGAAATCAATACGGGCACGTATTGCTTCGATAACCGAAAATTGTTCGATGCTCTCGCGTCCGTGAAAAACGACAATGCGCAGAACGAATATTACATTACCGATGTGATCGGTATTTTGGCTGGTAGTGGCGATAAAATCGAGGGCTGCATTATGCGCGATATTAGGGAATCAATCGGCGTCAACGACCGGTTGGCTTTGTCCCAGGCGGAAGCAGACATGAGACAGATCATTAACCGGAGGCACATGCTTGCGGGTGTAACAATCATTGATCCAGCCCATACGTATATCGAAGCGGATGTGCAGATTGGGGCGGATACCGTTATTTTACCGGGGTCGGTCCTTAGGGGCAGAACCGTCATTGGGGAGGACTGCGTTATCGGGCCTCAGGCTGATATTACAGACAGCACGCTTGGCAGCGGGGTCAAGGTCAAACATTCCGTGCTGCAGGAAGCGTCGGCCGATGCAGGATCGACCGTTGGACCTTTCGCTTATTTGCGTCCAGGTGCGGATCTCGGCAAGAACGTCAAGATCGGCGACTTCGTCGAGATTAAGAACGCTAAACTGGCCGATGACGTGAAGGTTTCCCATCTGAGCTATATCGGGGATGCGGTGATCGGAAGGAACGTAAACTTTGGCTGCGGCGCCATTACCGTGAATTATGACGGCTACAACAAACAACTGACGGAAGTGGAGGAGGACGCCTTCATTGGCAGCAACGTCAATCTGATCGCTCCCGTTAAAATCGGTAAAGGCGCTTATGTGGTTGCTGGCTCTACGATCACGGAGGAAGTGGGAGCGGGTGACCTGGCGATTGCCAGGGAGCGGCAGGTTAACAAGTCAGGGTACGCCGATAAGCTTCGCACCAAATTTGCGGACAAGAAAGATCAGCTTAAGAAAGATCGCCTGTAA
- the spoVG gene encoding septation regulator SpoVG → MQITDVRLRRVNSEGRMKAIASITIDNEFVVHDIRVIDGNNGMFVAMPSKRTPDGEFRDIAHPISSSTREKIQAAVLAEYERAATDEEVIEEGA, encoded by the coding sequence GTGCAAATTACTGACGTCAGACTTCGTCGGGTAAACTCCGAGGGCAGAATGAAAGCCATTGCTTCCATTACCATCGATAACGAATTTGTAGTGCATGACATTCGTGTGATTGACGGTAACAACGGCATGTTTGTCGCTATGCCAAGCAAGCGCACGCCGGATGGAGAATTCAGAGATATCGCTCACCCGATTTCCTCTTCCACCCGTGAGAAGATCCAAGCGGCTGTGCTAGCAGAATATGAACGGGCTGCAACGGACGAAGAAGTGATTGAAGAAGGAGCATAA
- a CDS encoding RidA family protein: MVNIKSISTDQAPAAIGPYSQAIQVGSLLFTSGQIPLGVDGQLVQGGIEEQTHQVFRNLNAVLAAAGASFQDVVKATVFIQDMNQFGQVNEIYASYFGDHKPARSTVEVARLPKDVFVEIELIAAINVE, translated from the coding sequence ATGGTGAACATCAAATCGATTTCTACGGACCAGGCGCCGGCCGCTATTGGTCCTTATTCACAAGCGATTCAAGTCGGATCGCTGTTGTTTACTTCGGGCCAGATTCCACTTGGCGTGGACGGCCAACTCGTTCAAGGGGGCATTGAAGAGCAAACACATCAAGTGTTTCGCAATTTAAACGCGGTGCTTGCGGCGGCGGGGGCGTCTTTCCAGGATGTTGTAAAGGCAACCGTTTTCATCCAAGATATGAATCAATTCGGTCAGGTCAATGAAATCTACGCTTCTTATTTCGGAGATCATAAGCCGGCGCGTTCAACCGTGGAAGTAGCACGGCTTCCAAAGGATGTTTTTGTCGAAATTGAACTGATTGCAGCGATAAATGTCGAATAA
- the purR gene encoding pur operon repressor, with amino-acid sequence MKKLKRSARLVEMTQYLLFRPHTLISLTTFADRYNSAKSSISEDLAIIKEVFEEEGLGELLTLAGAAGGVKFIPKVSRAHSLQFINQLCRQLEQPERILPGGYLYMSDIMGQPMILNEVGKMFASVFAGKDIDVVMTVETKGIPLAYSTAMYLNLPVVIVRRDNKVTEGSAVSINYVSGSNKRIQTMSLSRRALKEESKVLIIDDFMRVGGTIHGMMDLLKEFKATVKGVGVFVESGEVEEHLVEDYISLAKLSTVDPKTKQITVEPGNYFREGDTYDEE; translated from the coding sequence ATGAAAAAATTGAAAAGAAGCGCAAGATTGGTTGAAATGACTCAATACTTGCTATTTCGCCCCCATACGTTGATTTCTTTGACGACATTCGCGGATCGCTACAATTCCGCCAAATCCTCAATCAGCGAAGATTTGGCTATCATTAAGGAAGTGTTTGAAGAGGAAGGTCTTGGGGAGCTTCTGACGCTTGCGGGCGCGGCAGGTGGGGTCAAGTTTATCCCGAAAGTATCGAGAGCGCATTCCCTGCAATTTATCAACCAACTGTGCAGGCAGCTTGAGCAGCCGGAAAGAATACTGCCAGGCGGGTATTTATATATGTCCGACATTATGGGACAGCCGATGATATTAAACGAAGTGGGCAAAATGTTCGCTTCGGTCTTTGCAGGCAAAGACATCGACGTAGTCATGACTGTGGAAACCAAAGGGATTCCATTAGCTTACTCGACGGCCATGTATTTGAATCTGCCGGTTGTCATCGTTCGCCGGGATAATAAAGTAACCGAAGGCTCCGCAGTAAGCATTAACTATGTCTCCGGTTCAAACAAGCGGATTCAAACGATGTCTTTATCGCGGCGTGCGCTTAAAGAAGAGTCAAAGGTATTAATTATCGATGACTTCATGAGGGTGGGCGGCACGATCCATGGCATGATGGATTTGCTGAAGGAGTTTAAGGCTACGGTAAAGGGCGTCGGTGTATTTGTCGAGTCGGGTGAAGTGGAGGAGCATTTGGTGGAGGACTACATATCTTTGGCCAAGCTGTCCACTGTTGATCCGAAGACCAAACAAATCACGGTCGAGCCAGGCAATTATTTTCGCGAAGGCGATACATATGACGAGGAGTGA
- the ispE gene encoding 4-(cytidine 5'-diphospho)-2-C-methyl-D-erythritol kinase has product MKVFEKASAKINLSLDVLYKREDGYHEVEMVMTMVDLADRIEMQELPRDTIIISSQAGYIPLDEKNLAFQAARLIKDRYGVRQGVYIHLDKKIPVAAGLAGGSSDAAATLRGLNRLWRLGIGMKELQKLGEELGSDVPFCVTGGTAIARGRGEKLEPIESPPQCWVILAKPPINVSTSEIYGKLQASAIRKHPSTAGVLEAIREKRFEQLCGELGNVLEEVTLDLYPEVRQLKEVMMRLGAEGVLMSGSGPTVFGLVSKEAKVPRIYNGLRGFCKDVYAVRLLT; this is encoded by the coding sequence ATGAAGGTGTTCGAGAAAGCTTCGGCTAAAATCAATTTGTCCTTGGATGTACTATATAAGCGCGAGGATGGCTATCATGAAGTGGAGATGGTCATGACTATGGTCGATCTGGCGGACCGGATCGAAATGCAGGAGCTGCCGCGCGATACGATCATCATATCGAGTCAAGCAGGCTACATACCGCTGGATGAAAAAAATCTTGCTTTTCAAGCCGCTCGCCTCATCAAAGATCGGTATGGCGTGAGGCAGGGCGTCTATATTCATTTGGATAAGAAAATCCCTGTGGCCGCCGGACTGGCAGGGGGAAGCAGTGATGCCGCAGCTACCCTGCGCGGGTTGAATCGGTTGTGGCGGCTTGGAATCGGAATGAAGGAGTTGCAGAAGCTTGGGGAAGAGCTCGGTTCAGATGTGCCTTTTTGTGTAACCGGAGGAACGGCGATTGCTCGGGGTCGCGGCGAGAAGCTGGAACCGATCGAATCGCCGCCGCAGTGCTGGGTTATTTTGGCCAAGCCTCCGATCAATGTATCCACATCGGAAATTTACGGCAAGCTCCAGGCAAGCGCCATTCGGAAGCATCCTTCTACTGCAGGAGTGCTTGAAGCCATCCGGGAGAAGCGGTTCGAGCAGCTGTGCGGCGAGCTCGGTAATGTTCTGGAGGAGGTAACACTGGATCTTTACCCGGAGGTAAGGCAGTTGAAGGAAGTCATGATGAGGCTCGGGGCGGAGGGTGTGCTGATGTCCGGGAGCGGTCCGACCGTATTCGGGCTGGTTTCGAAAGAGGCGAAGGTCCCCCGTATCTATAACGGGCTGAGAGGATTCTGCAAGGACGTGTATGCCGTAAGACTATTAACTTGA
- a CDS encoding Veg family protein, whose protein sequence is MAKNTLLEIKRSLEPHVGQKIMLKANGGRRKTVERSGVLEETYPSVFIVKLDQEQQSFKRVSYSYADILTESVEVTVQSDDGEVRITIHQ, encoded by the coding sequence ATGGCTAAAAATACGCTGTTGGAGATCAAACGCAGTTTGGAACCTCATGTCGGACAAAAGATTATGTTAAAAGCTAATGGCGGTCGCCGCAAGACAGTCGAACGATCCGGTGTATTGGAGGAAACCTACCCTTCCGTGTTTATTGTAAAGCTGGATCAAGAACAGCAGAGCTTTAAGCGCGTTTCTTACAGTTACGCAGATATATTGACAGAATCCGTTGAAGTAACGGTGCAAAGCGATGATGGAGAAGTGCGGATAACTATACATCAATAA
- the yabG gene encoding sporulation peptidase YabG, with translation MKQGDLVTRKSYGGDIVFRIQEIRQQQAVLRGVELRLLADAPLPDLESMPQLDPFQYTGMMRPKWMDAMRRTNGSLAPSAPYQGDSWQGKASPGASPKTRPAYFDVPGKVLHLDGDPVYLRKCMGLYGELRVPAEGYYVTEAQMADALYRLLPQIKPDIVVITGHDGILKHRAAADISALSSYKNSHNFVNAVRVARQYERNLDALTIIAGACQSHFEALLQAGANYASSPARVLIHALDPLCIAAKVAYTPIRDTVNIIDVIGLTHSGLEGLGGIESRGNYRRGVPKIQYASQT, from the coding sequence ATGAAACAGGGAGACCTGGTCACTCGTAAGTCGTATGGTGGTGACATTGTTTTCAGAATACAGGAAATTAGGCAACAGCAGGCGGTGCTCCGTGGAGTGGAGCTTCGGCTCCTGGCCGACGCTCCGCTTCCGGATTTGGAATCCATGCCGCAGCTCGATCCTTTTCAATATACGGGTATGATGCGTCCGAAATGGATGGATGCCATGAGACGCACAAACGGTTCACTTGCTCCATCAGCCCCGTATCAAGGGGATAGCTGGCAAGGAAAAGCAAGCCCGGGGGCCTCCCCCAAAACGCGCCCGGCTTATTTTGACGTACCGGGTAAAGTTCTGCACTTGGATGGGGATCCGGTTTATCTGCGCAAATGCATGGGCCTATATGGAGAGCTTCGGGTACCGGCCGAAGGATATTACGTGACGGAAGCCCAGATGGCTGATGCTCTGTATCGCCTGCTGCCGCAAATCAAGCCGGATATTGTAGTCATTACCGGCCATGATGGCATTTTGAAGCATCGGGCCGCGGCAGATATTTCCGCACTTAGCAGTTATAAAAATTCGCATAATTTTGTGAATGCGGTGCGCGTAGCCAGGCAGTATGAGAGAAATCTCGACGCTCTAACCATTATCGCCGGCGCGTGTCAATCTCATTTTGAAGCGCTTCTGCAGGCAGGGGCCAATTATGCGAGCTCCCCCGCACGTGTGTTAATTCATGCGCTTGACCCGCTCTGTATTGCAGCTAAAGTAGCTTATACGCCCATTCGGGATACTGTAAATATCATAGATGTAATCGGACTTACGCACAGTGGCTTAGAAGGGCTTGGCGGCATTGAATCCCGTGGAAACTATCGACGGGGCGTGCCCAAAATTCAATACGCAAGTCAAACCTAA
- the rsmA gene encoding 16S rRNA (adenine(1518)-N(6)/adenine(1519)-N(6))-dimethyltransferase RsmA: protein MSSNRYTDTAGTGQASPEDIASPKRTKELLQKYGLTLKKSLGQNFLIDHNILHKIVSAADLQPDKGALEIGPGIGALTQQLAKMAGRVVAVEIDQRLLPMLEETLSPYPHTAVVHGDVLKVDLKELFEKHFQGVSQVSVVANLPYYVTTPIIMKLLEEKLPLENIVVMIQKEVADRMAAKPGGKDYGSLSIAVQYYCIPEVVTIVPRTVFIPQPNVDSAVIKLSVRQQPPVDVEDEDFFFEVVQASFVQRRKTIYNNLAAKYFTKETKSRMEAILQESGIEPSRRGETLSIQEYAVLSQNLARALRSS, encoded by the coding sequence ATGAGTTCAAACCGGTATACAGACACTGCGGGGACGGGACAAGCCTCTCCGGAAGATATTGCTTCGCCGAAACGAACCAAAGAGCTGCTGCAGAAGTACGGCTTAACCTTGAAGAAAAGCTTAGGTCAAAATTTCCTTATTGATCACAATATATTGCACAAAATCGTTTCTGCGGCGGATTTGCAGCCCGACAAGGGGGCGCTGGAAATCGGTCCTGGGATCGGCGCCTTGACGCAGCAGTTGGCCAAGATGGCAGGCCGTGTAGTAGCCGTCGAGATCGATCAACGACTGCTGCCGATGCTCGAAGAGACGTTGTCTCCCTATCCTCATACTGCCGTCGTACATGGTGATGTGCTTAAGGTTGATCTGAAAGAGTTATTCGAGAAGCACTTCCAAGGCGTATCGCAGGTGAGTGTAGTTGCTAATCTTCCTTACTATGTGACCACTCCCATCATCATGAAGCTGCTCGAAGAGAAGCTGCCTCTTGAGAATATCGTTGTCATGATTCAGAAGGAAGTGGCCGACCGGATGGCGGCAAAGCCTGGAGGCAAGGACTACGGCAGCCTTAGTATTGCCGTACAGTATTACTGTATCCCCGAAGTCGTGACCATCGTTCCGCGTACCGTATTTATCCCCCAACCGAATGTGGATTCGGCAGTCATTAAGTTGAGTGTAAGACAGCAGCCGCCTGTGGATGTCGAGGATGAGGACTTCTTCTTTGAAGTCGTTCAAGCCAGCTTCGTGCAGCGGCGCAAAACGATTTATAACAATCTGGCGGCGAAATATTTCACCAAAGAGACGAAAAGCAGGATGGAAGCCATCCTTCAAGAATCAGGCATCGAGCCTTCCCGTCGCGGCGAAACATTGTCCATACAGGAATACGCAGTCCTAAGCCAAAATCTTGCGCGTGCTTTACGCTCCAGTTAA
- the rnmV gene encoding ribonuclease M5, producing MIKEIIVVEGKDDTVAIKRAVEAETIETGGSAINKEVLKRIRLAQERRGVIIFTDPDHAGERIRKIIVKEVPGCKHAFLTQEAATSRGDIGVENASVEAIRSALANVRTDYMAQGTEIDWDDLMEAGLIVNPAAAARRLEMGKRLGIGYCNGKQFYHRCRMFQITKEEFEAARRHLDEKEGEKP from the coding sequence ATGATCAAAGAGATTATTGTTGTCGAAGGCAAAGACGATACGGTCGCAATCAAACGGGCCGTTGAAGCGGAAACGATCGAAACTGGCGGTTCCGCAATCAATAAAGAAGTGCTGAAACGTATCCGGCTCGCCCAGGAGCGAAGAGGCGTGATCATTTTTACGGACCCTGATCACGCGGGTGAGAGGATACGTAAAATCATCGTCAAAGAAGTGCCGGGCTGTAAGCATGCGTTCTTAACACAGGAGGCGGCCACCAGCCGTGGTGATATCGGAGTAGAGAACGCATCGGTGGAAGCGATTCGTTCGGCGCTTGCGAATGTACGCACCGATTATATGGCGCAAGGCACAGAAATAGACTGGGACGATCTGATGGAAGCCGGGCTGATCGTTAACCCGGCTGCAGCCGCGAGAAGGCTCGAGATGGGCAAGCGACTCGGCATCGGATATTGTAACGGAAAGCAGTTCTACCATCGCTGCCGCATGTTTCAAATTACTAAAGAAGAATTTGAGGCGGCGCGGCGGCATCTGGATGAAAAAGAGGGTGAAAAGCCATGA
- a CDS encoding 3D domain-containing protein has translation MGVVTPEQTHERRSSSLSFALRWKHENLRMISIIALILFAMTFMLLIMFYGTSIKNVSVVVDGTEKTFQTKESVLQRILDEQGISVGEHDRVSHSLEASMESGDRIIIEKAKPVQLTDGGQTKTVYTTGKTVEQLFADLQITLSELDKVTPALDSVIDENSEVKIVRIKKDVEEIQEPIAFDTVKKNEPKLIRGKEQIVQEGQEGILLKKKEKVFENGVLVSEQIVDEKIQTESVQKIIAVGTKNPVVVLSSSSPTMEELTKNGVKFDVKQVLNNVKLTAYSAGPASTGKDPDHPQYGITASGARVTEGRTIAVDPKVIPMGWWVYIEGLGFRRAEDTGGAVKGNKIDVYFESHDYAVRFGTKQGKTVYVIGPKKPSVD, from the coding sequence GTGGGAGTTGTGACACCAGAACAAACCCATGAAAGACGATCATCCAGCTTGTCCTTCGCATTGCGATGGAAGCATGAAAACTTGCGTATGATATCGATCATTGCACTCATATTATTCGCTATGACTTTCATGTTGTTGATCATGTTTTACGGTACGTCAATCAAAAACGTATCGGTCGTTGTAGACGGAACGGAAAAAACGTTCCAGACGAAAGAATCAGTTCTGCAGCGCATACTGGATGAGCAAGGCATCTCTGTCGGCGAACACGACCGTGTGTCGCATTCTCTGGAGGCTTCGATGGAATCGGGAGACCGAATCATTATCGAGAAAGCCAAACCAGTTCAATTGACAGACGGCGGACAAACAAAGACCGTATATACGACAGGGAAAACGGTGGAACAACTGTTCGCAGATCTACAAATCACACTTAGTGAACTCGATAAAGTGACGCCCGCATTGGATTCGGTGATAGATGAAAATAGCGAAGTCAAGATAGTCCGTATTAAGAAAGATGTCGAGGAAATTCAAGAGCCGATCGCTTTCGATACGGTGAAGAAGAACGAACCGAAGCTGATCAGAGGCAAAGAGCAGATTGTTCAAGAAGGACAAGAAGGCATTCTTCTCAAGAAGAAGGAAAAAGTGTTTGAAAACGGTGTGCTCGTATCCGAACAAATCGTCGATGAAAAGATTCAAACCGAAAGTGTTCAAAAAATTATTGCGGTCGGAACGAAGAATCCGGTAGTGGTATTATCTTCGTCTTCGCCTACCATGGAAGAGTTGACCAAAAACGGAGTGAAATTCGACGTTAAGCAGGTCCTCAATAACGTGAAACTGACTGCTTATAGCGCGGGGCCGGCATCAACAGGCAAGGATCCCGATCATCCGCAGTATGGAATCACGGCATCAGGTGCGAGAGTAACGGAAGGTCGCACGATTGCGGTTGATCCCAAAGTCATTCCGATGGGCTGGTGGGTTTACATTGAAGGTCTTGGCTTCCGCAGAGCGGAAGACACCGGAGGTGCAGTCAAGGGGAATAAAATCGACGTTTATTTCGAAAGCCATGATTATGCCGTACGCTTCGGTACAAAACAAGGCAAGACCGTATATGTCATCGGTCCAAAGAAACCGTCGGTTGATTAA
- a CDS encoding TatD family hydrolase codes for MLIDSHVHLNAQAFDEDRHEVIERARENGIRRMINVGFNRETIPSSIALAEQYDFIYSTVGWHPTDAKDMTQEDLEWIESLCSHDKVVAIGEIGLDYYWDTSPRDIQAHVFREQIRIARKLGMPIVIHNRDAHHDIVQILREEKAAEVGGVMHCYSGSWETAKMCLDMNFYISFGGPVTFKNAKQPKEVLEKVPLDRLLIETDAPYLAPHPYRGKRNESSYVRLVAETAAQIKGISLEELAEITSRNAVSIFGIK; via the coding sequence ATGCTGATCGACAGTCATGTGCATTTGAACGCGCAAGCCTTCGATGAAGATCGACACGAAGTGATTGAGAGGGCAAGAGAGAACGGAATTCGTCGAATGATCAATGTCGGATTTAATCGGGAGACCATTCCTAGCTCTATCGCTTTGGCGGAGCAGTATGATTTTATATATTCCACTGTTGGTTGGCATCCGACGGACGCAAAGGACATGACGCAGGAGGATTTGGAGTGGATCGAATCGCTTTGCAGTCATGACAAGGTGGTGGCCATTGGGGAAATCGGGTTGGACTATTATTGGGACACGTCCCCGAGGGATATACAAGCCCATGTGTTTCGGGAACAAATCCGAATTGCTCGTAAGCTCGGTATGCCGATCGTCATCCATAACCGGGATGCGCATCACGACATCGTGCAAATCTTGCGGGAGGAGAAGGCGGCTGAGGTCGGCGGCGTGATGCATTGTTATTCCGGAAGCTGGGAAACGGCGAAAATGTGCCTGGATATGAATTTTTATATCTCTTTCGGCGGACCTGTCACGTTTAAGAATGCAAAGCAGCCCAAGGAAGTGCTGGAGAAGGTTCCGTTGGATCGACTGCTGATTGAAACGGACGCTCCTTATCTCGCTCCCCATCCGTATCGGGGCAAGCGAAACGAGTCGTCTTATGTTCGACTTGTAGCCGAAACGGCTGCCCAAATCAAAGGCATTTCGCTGGAAGAGTTGGCTGAGATTACCTCAAGGAATGCTGTTTCAATTTTTGGTATAAAGTGA